A region from the Streptosporangium sp. NBC_01756 genome encodes:
- the pafA gene encoding Pup--protein ligase, with protein sequence MDRRIFGLENEYGVTCTFRGQRRLSPDEVARYLFRRVVSWGRSSNVFLRNGARLYLDVGSHPEYATPECDNVVELVTHDKAGERILEGLLVDAEKRLREEGIAGDIYLFKNNTDSAGNSYGCHENYLVGRHGEFGRLADVLIPFLVTRQIICGAGKVLQTPRGAVYCVSQRAEHIWEGVSSATTRSRPIINTRDEPHADAERFRRLHVIVGDSNMSETTMLLKVGATDLVLRMIEAGTVMRDLSLENPIRAIREVSHDMTGRRRVRLANGREASSLEIQQEYLSKARDFVDRRGGDEISHRVLELWERTLDAVDTGDLDRVAREIDWVTKYQLIERYRKKYDLPLSSPRVAQLDLAYHDVHRRRGLFYLLQKRGAVERVASDLKIFEAKSVPPQTTRARLRGEFIRKAQEKRRDFTVDWVHLKLNDQAQRTVLCKDPFRSVDERVDKLIAGM encoded by the coding sequence ATGGATCGTCGCATCTTCGGGCTTGAGAACGAGTACGGCGTCACCTGCACGTTCAGGGGGCAGCGGCGGCTGTCGCCCGACGAGGTCGCGCGCTATCTATTCCGCCGGGTCGTCTCCTGGGGCCGATCGAGCAACGTCTTTCTGCGCAACGGTGCCCGTCTCTATCTGGACGTGGGCAGCCACCCCGAGTACGCCACCCCCGAATGTGACAACGTCGTGGAGCTCGTCACCCACGACAAGGCGGGTGAGCGCATCCTGGAGGGGCTTCTCGTCGACGCCGAGAAGAGGCTCCGCGAAGAGGGCATCGCCGGTGACATCTACCTTTTCAAAAACAACACCGACTCGGCCGGAAACTCCTACGGCTGCCACGAGAACTACCTGGTCGGCCGGCACGGCGAATTCGGCCGCCTGGCCGACGTGCTCATCCCCTTCCTGGTGACCCGGCAGATCATCTGCGGCGCCGGCAAGGTGCTGCAGACCCCCCGTGGAGCGGTCTACTGCGTCTCCCAGCGGGCCGAGCACATCTGGGAGGGCGTCTCCAGCGCGACCACGCGTTCCCGTCCGATCATCAACACCCGTGACGAGCCGCATGCCGACGCCGAGCGCTTCCGCCGCCTGCACGTCATCGTCGGCGACTCCAACATGAGCGAGACGACCATGCTGCTCAAGGTCGGTGCGACCGACCTGGTGCTGCGCATGATCGAGGCCGGCACGGTGATGCGCGACCTGTCACTGGAGAACCCGATCCGCGCCATCCGGGAGGTCTCCCACGACATGACCGGGCGGCGGCGCGTGCGGCTGGCCAACGGCAGGGAGGCGTCCTCGCTGGAGATCCAGCAGGAATACCTCTCCAAGGCCCGCGACTTCGTCGACCGCCGCGGCGGTGACGAGATCAGCCACCGGGTCCTGGAGCTGTGGGAGCGGACACTCGACGCCGTCGACACCGGCGACCTGGACCGGGTCGCCCGTGAGATCGACTGGGTGACGAAATACCAGCTGATCGAGCGCTACCGCAAGAAGTACGACCTGCCCCTGTCGAGCCCCAGAGTCGCCCAGCTCGACCTGGCCTACCATGACGTGCACCGTCGCCGTGGTCTGTTCTACCTGCTGCAGAAGCGCGGCGCGGTGGAACGGGTGGCCTCCGACCTGAAGATCTTCGAAGCCAAGTCGGTCCCGCCGCAGACCACCCGGGCGCGGCTGCGCGGGGAGTTCATCCGCAAGGCGCAGGAGAAGCGCCGCGACTTCACCGTCGACTGGGTGCATCTGAAGCTCAACGATCAGGCGCAGCGCACCGTCCTGTGCAAGGACCCCTTCCGCAGCGTGGACGAGAGGGTGGACAAGCTGATCGCGGGAATGTGA
- a CDS encoding DUF3291 domain-containing protein — protein sequence MTMNLAQLNVAHMRAPKESPELADFIAALEPINQLSDAAPGFVWRLKGGDSPQDTIEHDYGDHLLINFSVWESRDTLWDFVYRSAHLGVLQRRREWFLHAAEPYTVMWWIPEGYTPTLEEGMGRLELLKAEGPTPQAFTFKQFYDSSEAAWRPAAAEVRK from the coding sequence ATGACCATGAACCTGGCTCAGCTCAACGTCGCGCACATGCGCGCGCCCAAGGAATCCCCCGAACTCGCCGACTTCATCGCGGCGCTCGAGCCCATCAACCAGCTCTCCGACGCGGCGCCCGGCTTCGTGTGGCGGCTCAAGGGCGGTGACAGCCCGCAGGACACGATCGAGCACGACTACGGCGACCATCTGCTGATCAACTTCTCCGTGTGGGAGTCGCGCGACACGCTGTGGGACTTCGTCTACCGCAGCGCCCACCTGGGCGTCCTGCAGCGGCGCAGGGAGTGGTTCCTGCACGCGGCGGAGCCGTACACGGTGATGTGGTGGATCCCCGAGGGGTACACCCCGACGCTGGAGGAGGGCATGGGCCGCCTGGAACTGCTCAAGGCCGAAGGCCCCACCCCGCAGGCCTTCACCTTCAAGCAGTTCTACGACAGCAGCGAGGCCGCGTGGCGGCCGGCGGCGGCCGAGGTCAGGAAGTAG
- a CDS encoding DUF3866 family protein, with protein sequence MIRWRRGEVVRIRREWPGAVELDVTTEDGNARALAYPALVGRPEPGDVVLLNTTALAMGLGTGGYAMVVALPDRLPEDPQGPGHLVKARYTPLQTTVLGADEQDSPFHEVLREADSLDGMPVIVADLHSALPAILCGLYGSRPPSAPGDRGDQEREPGIPRVAYVMLDGGALPAWFSMSCARLKEAGWLCGVVTVGQAFGGDVEAVTPHTGLLAARHVLDADVAIVTQGPGNLGTGTRWGFSGVSAGEAVNAAAVLQGRPVAALRISEGDRRERHIGVSHHSLTAYGRVALAPAQVVVPELPGDFGRRVAEQSEPLAVRHELVGVSVDGLREALLGSPVRLSTMGRGLDEDLAYFLTSAAAGRHAASLLS encoded by the coding sequence GTGATCAGATGGCGCAGGGGCGAGGTCGTACGAATCCGGCGCGAGTGGCCGGGGGCGGTGGAGCTCGACGTCACCACCGAGGATGGCAACGCGCGAGCGCTGGCCTATCCCGCCCTGGTGGGACGCCCGGAGCCCGGCGACGTGGTGTTGCTCAACACGACCGCGCTCGCGATGGGCCTCGGTACGGGAGGTTACGCCATGGTGGTGGCACTTCCCGACCGTTTGCCAGAAGATCCGCAAGGTCCCGGACACCTGGTGAAGGCACGGTACACCCCGCTGCAGACGACCGTGCTCGGCGCCGACGAGCAGGACTCGCCCTTCCACGAGGTGCTGCGCGAGGCCGACTCCCTGGACGGCATGCCGGTGATCGTCGCCGACCTGCACTCGGCGCTTCCGGCGATCCTGTGCGGCCTGTACGGCTCGCGTCCGCCGAGCGCGCCCGGGGACAGGGGCGACCAGGAGCGGGAACCCGGGATCCCGCGAGTCGCCTACGTGATGCTCGACGGCGGCGCCCTGCCCGCCTGGTTCTCCATGTCGTGTGCCCGGCTGAAGGAGGCCGGCTGGCTGTGCGGGGTGGTCACGGTGGGCCAGGCCTTCGGCGGCGACGTGGAGGCGGTCACCCCGCACACGGGCCTGCTGGCCGCCAGGCACGTGCTGGACGCCGACGTGGCGATCGTCACCCAGGGTCCGGGCAACCTGGGCACCGGCACCCGCTGGGGCTTCTCCGGCGTCTCGGCGGGGGAGGCGGTCAACGCCGCCGCCGTCCTTCAGGGACGCCCGGTCGCGGCGCTGCGGATCAGCGAGGGCGACCGGCGCGAGCGCCACATCGGCGTCTCCCATCATTCGCTGACCGCCTACGGCCGGGTCGCCCTGGCCCCCGCCCAGGTCGTCGTGCCGGAGTTGCCGGGCGACTTCGGCAGGCGGGTGGCCGAGCAGTCGGAGCCGCTGGCCGTCCGGCACGAGCTGGTCGGAGTCTCGGTGGACGGGCTCCGTGAGGCGCTCCTGGGCTCCCCGGTGCGGCTGTCGACGATGGGACGGGGCCTGGACGAGGACCTGGCCTACTTCCTGACCTCGGCCGCCGCCGGCCGCCACGCGGCCTCGCTGCTGTCGTAG
- a CDS encoding helix-turn-helix transcriptional regulator yields the protein MSGDDLGAVALLQDPVRRAVYDYVASQGREVGRNEAAEAVGVQRTLVAFHLDKLVEAGLLESGFKRLTDRSGPGSGRPAKVYRRAPGEWQVSVPARDYRTPARVLAEVVELLGADEQAEHAARRTGAGLVAPGDDLGEVLRRRGYEPYEEDGRLRLRNCPFRVLAEEHPLLVCSMNLALCQGILAGLGEGAATARLDPRPGECCVSFSAENF from the coding sequence GTGAGCGGTGATGACCTCGGTGCGGTGGCACTACTGCAGGATCCGGTACGGCGGGCCGTCTATGACTACGTCGCCTCGCAGGGCCGTGAGGTGGGGCGCAACGAGGCCGCCGAGGCGGTGGGGGTGCAGCGGACCCTGGTCGCGTTCCATCTGGACAAGCTGGTCGAGGCCGGACTGCTGGAGTCGGGGTTCAAACGTCTGACGGACAGGTCCGGGCCGGGTAGCGGTCGTCCGGCGAAGGTCTATCGCAGGGCGCCGGGGGAGTGGCAGGTCAGCGTCCCGGCGCGGGACTACCGGACGCCGGCGCGGGTGCTGGCCGAGGTAGTGGAGCTGCTGGGCGCCGATGAGCAGGCCGAACACGCCGCGCGGCGGACGGGCGCCGGGCTCGTCGCGCCGGGCGACGACCTCGGTGAGGTGCTGCGGCGGCGCGGTTACGAGCCCTACGAGGAGGACGGCCGCCTGCGGCTGCGCAACTGCCCGTTCCGTGTCCTCGCCGAAGAGCATCCGCTGCTGGTCTGTTCGATGAACCTCGCGCTCTGCCAGGGGATCCTGGCCGGGCTCGGAGAGGGGGCCGCGACGGCCCGGCTGGACCCCCGGCCGGGTGAGTGCTGTGTCTCCTTCTCCGCGGAGAACTTCTAA
- a CDS encoding FKBP-type peptidyl-prolyl cis-trans isomerase, producing MRRRSLAVLASVPLLFAAACGSGGDAGTASGAASGSPAGGASALKVTGAPNAKPSVAFPAKVVETSSYQVITPGTVGAAAKEGGSVVANFTVFTWDGKENKQTGSTYDEGGPQLITINQEVPEILRKGFTETKGGGRFLSVVAKDSVPAEQQAQVPAGQSQVFVVDVVGVPEGKAAQGTATDPGLKGVKVENPGGDAAPKLTTKTKEKAPKKLVAETVIKGSGPAVKSGQSILVQYAGKIWGSDVEFDSSWSRGGQPIMFQIGTGKVIKGWDEGLVGVPVGSRVLLSIPPDLGYGKQGSGDKIKGTDTLVFLVDVVAAY from the coding sequence ATGCGCCGCCGCAGCCTGGCCGTACTGGCCTCAGTGCCTCTGTTGTTCGCCGCCGCCTGTGGTTCGGGAGGCGATGCCGGCACCGCCTCGGGCGCCGCCTCCGGCAGCCCCGCCGGCGGTGCCTCGGCACTGAAGGTGACCGGAGCGCCGAACGCGAAGCCCAGCGTGGCCTTCCCCGCGAAGGTCGTCGAGACCTCCTCCTACCAGGTGATCACCCCCGGCACCGTCGGTGCCGCCGCCAAGGAGGGCGGCAGCGTGGTCGCCAACTTCACCGTCTTCACCTGGGACGGCAAGGAGAACAAGCAGACCGGCTCGACCTACGACGAGGGCGGCCCCCAGCTCATCACGATCAACCAGGAGGTCCCGGAGATCCTGCGCAAGGGGTTCACCGAGACCAAGGGCGGCGGCAGGTTCCTGTCCGTCGTGGCCAAGGACTCGGTGCCCGCCGAACAGCAGGCGCAGGTCCCCGCGGGCCAGTCGCAGGTCTTCGTGGTCGACGTGGTCGGCGTCCCCGAGGGCAAGGCGGCCCAGGGCACCGCGACCGACCCGGGCCTCAAGGGTGTCAAGGTGGAGAACCCCGGTGGTGACGCCGCGCCCAAGCTCACCACCAAGACCAAGGAGAAGGCGCCCAAGAAGCTCGTCGCGGAGACGGTCATCAAGGGCAGCGGACCCGCGGTCAAGTCCGGCCAGTCGATCCTGGTCCAGTACGCCGGGAAGATCTGGGGATCGGACGTCGAGTTCGACAGCAGCTGGTCGCGCGGCGGCCAGCCGATCATGTTCCAGATCGGCACCGGCAAGGTCATCAAGGGCTGGGACGAGGGCCTGGTCGGCGTACCGGTCGGCAGCCGGGTGCTGCTGAGCATCCCGCCGGACCTCGGTTACGGCAAGCAGGGCTCCGGCGACAAGATCAAGGGCACCGACACCCTGGTCTTCCTCGTCGACGTCGTCGCCGCCTACTGA